The proteins below are encoded in one region of Clostridium estertheticum:
- a CDS encoding YitT family protein, whose product MQRIASNDLKDLIKKIFLIILGSLILAVAINLFVIPNKLLSGGISGIGLMLQYIFNLPMGATILVLNIPLLILSILKINKKFTAFTILGTISLSVFLTITSPLNNVLAPVEESYRLLYCIYGGALSGIGLGIIFSNEGSTGGLDIVAVYAKKKYGIEVGTVIFAINVLIVAVGSVIFNFRVGLYTLISMYINSTVMEKVVNGLNRRKMLLIVSEKEKEVSDAIMDNCHRGVTLLYGEGAYTGHKKNIMYCVVSLGQLPQIKRVIKSIDQGAFISIIDIAEVQGNGFKSPIS is encoded by the coding sequence ATGCAAAGGATAGCTAGTAATGATTTAAAAGATTTAATTAAAAAAATATTTCTTATTATTTTAGGAAGTTTAATTTTAGCTGTTGCAATAAATTTATTTGTAATTCCAAATAAACTTCTTAGTGGAGGCATTTCGGGAATAGGGTTAATGCTGCAGTATATATTTAATCTTCCTATGGGTGCTACGATATTAGTATTAAATATCCCACTGCTTATATTAAGTATTTTAAAAATAAATAAGAAATTCACTGCGTTTACAATATTAGGAACGATATCATTATCAGTTTTTTTGACTATTACATCACCTTTAAATAATGTTCTCGCCCCGGTTGAGGAGTCTTATAGGCTACTATATTGTATATATGGGGGAGCGCTTTCAGGGATAGGTCTTGGAATTATTTTTTCTAATGAAGGATCTACAGGGGGCCTGGATATTGTAGCTGTATATGCTAAAAAGAAATATGGGATAGAAGTAGGCACAGTAATTTTTGCGATAAATGTTTTGATTGTGGCTGTTGGATCTGTAATATTTAATTTTAGAGTTGGATTATATACTTTAATTTCTATGTATATTAATTCTACTGTCATGGAAAAAGTTGTTAATGGGTTAAATCGTCGGAAAATGCTTCTAATTGTATCAGAAAAAGAAAAAGAAGTAAGTGATGCGATAATGGATAATTGCCATAGAGGAGTAACTCTATTATACGGAGAAGGTGCATACACTGGTCATAAGAAAAATATAATGTATTGCGTTGTTTCCTTAGGACAATTACCACAAATTAAAAGAGTAATAAAATCAATAGATCAAGGAGCGTTTATTTCTATAATAGATATAGCTGAGGTTCAGGGTAATGGATTTAAAAGTCCAATAAGTTGA
- a CDS encoding uracil-DNA glycosylase: MNNLLNNWNELLLDEVNKDYYLKLKYFLKEEYESSLIYPELKDVFNALKYTSYAEVNVVILGQDPYHGPSQAHGLSFSVKPGVRIPPSLLNIYKELNTDLGCYIPNTGYLKKWADQGVLLLNTVLTVRSGEANSHRNKGWENFTDRIITLLNEKTKPIVFILWGNNAQSKQSLLTNPIHYIIKSAHPSPLSAYRGFFDSKPFSKTNDFLISVGEKAIDWQINNYPNKKH; the protein is encoded by the coding sequence ATGAATAATTTATTAAATAATTGGAATGAACTTTTATTAGATGAAGTTAATAAAGATTATTATTTGAAATTGAAATACTTTTTAAAAGAAGAATATGAAAGTTCTTTAATATATCCTGAATTAAAAGATGTATTTAATGCACTTAAATATACTTCGTATGCTGAAGTAAATGTTGTTATACTTGGTCAAGACCCTTACCATGGTCCTAGTCAAGCTCATGGCTTAAGTTTTTCTGTAAAGCCAGGAGTAAGGATTCCCCCTTCATTATTAAATATATATAAAGAATTAAATACCGATTTAGGTTGTTATATACCAAACACCGGTTATTTAAAAAAATGGGCTGATCAAGGCGTTTTATTATTAAATACAGTCCTTACCGTTAGGTCCGGAGAAGCTAATTCTCATAGAAACAAAGGTTGGGAAAATTTCACTGATAGAATTATCACTTTGTTAAATGAAAAAACAAAACCTATAGTTTTTATTTTATGGGGTAATAATGCTCAATCTAAACAATCTCTTTTAACAAACCCAATACATTACATAATAAAGTCTGCTCACCCAAGCCCATTATCTGCATACAGAGGTTTTTTTGACAGCAAACCTTTTTCTAAAACTAATGATTTTTTGATATCAGTAGGTGAAAAAGCCATTGACTGGCAAATTAATAATTATCCTAATAAAAAACACTAA
- a CDS encoding GNAT family N-acetyltransferase: protein MNKGKYVNLEALKGNEREYIIKDNNYIILGRIFIVELDKENKFCQFRIKFHKHTNGSYEYLKDTLNLMLNILFKNMGINKVDVIADENINVSAFTDLGFELEGIITDSVVNKSDYQSEVMFGINAFRFNKNLIRRDLDIKGRNISIRALTPGDAKEVLEFHLRNRQYLSCFEPVRDETFYTLDNQKRTLTEGYKQFLNGSGVNFGIYKDKKLIGKIRISNIVIGVFKNAFIGYSMDEEEQNKGYMKEAVKLVVTYAFEELELHRVEASTLINNEKSQRVLKNCGFKELGISEKYLYINGEWRDHMVFYKVKNI from the coding sequence ATGAACAAAGGTAAGTATGTTAATTTAGAAGCTTTAAAGGGTAACGAGAGAGAGTATATTATAAAAGATAATAATTATATTATACTGGGAAGAATATTTATAGTTGAATTAGATAAAGAAAACAAGTTTTGCCAATTTAGAATAAAATTTCATAAACATACCAATGGAAGTTACGAGTATTTAAAAGATACATTAAATCTCATGCTGAATATTTTGTTTAAAAACATGGGAATAAACAAAGTGGATGTTATTGCTGATGAAAATATAAATGTAAGTGCATTTACTGATCTAGGATTTGAATTAGAGGGTATAATAACTGATAGTGTGGTAAATAAATCCGATTATCAATCAGAAGTGATGTTTGGTATAAACGCCTTTAGATTTAATAAGAATTTAATAAGGAGGGATTTAGATATTAAAGGTAGGAATATTAGTATTCGGGCATTGACTCCAGGGGATGCGAAAGAGGTATTAGAGTTTCATTTAAGGAATAGACAATATTTGAGTTGTTTTGAACCGGTTAGGGATGAAACATTTTATACTTTAGACAATCAAAAACGTACTTTAACAGAGGGTTATAAACAATTTTTAAATGGTAGTGGTGTTAATTTTGGAATATATAAGGATAAGAAACTTATTGGGAAAATAAGAATATCGAATATAGTTATTGGTGTTTTTAAAAATGCCTTTATAGGATATTCTATGGATGAGGAAGAACAAAATAAGGGATATATGAAGGAGGCTGTTAAACTTGTAGTAACATATGCATTTGAGGAATTAGAATTACATAGAGTCGAAGCTAGTACTTTGATAAATAATGAAAAGTCACAAAGAGTTTTAAAAAATTGTGGATTTAAGGAACTTGGTATAAGTGAAAAATATTTATACATTAATGGTGAATGGAGAGATCACATGGTTTTTTATAAGGTGAAAAATATTTAA
- a CDS encoding tRNA threonylcarbamoyladenosine dehydratase, which produces MPQHALSRTELLIGMDSLNKLKESKVVVFGIGGVGSYTVEALVRAGIGKIVLIDDDTICLTNLNRQIHATYKTIGKSKVLVMKDRILEINPKCEVITYETFVTADNMGDIITEDTDYVVDAIDTVASKISLVEYCTKQGIKIICCLGTGNKLDPTLFRVVDIYDTKVCPLARVMRQELRKRNIDKLKVVYSQEVPIKPKSDEVITCKEGCVCTGGSKKCAMKRQIPGSISFVPPVAGMIIGGEVIKDLIKKVNI; this is translated from the coding sequence ATGCCACAGCATGCATTGTCAAGAACAGAGTTACTTATAGGCATGGATAGCCTAAATAAGTTAAAAGAGAGTAAGGTAGTAGTATTTGGGATAGGTGGAGTTGGTAGTTATACCGTCGAAGCATTAGTAAGAGCAGGCATTGGAAAAATAGTATTAATAGATGATGATACAATATGTTTAACAAATTTAAATAGGCAAATTCATGCTACATATAAAACTATAGGTAAAAGTAAGGTTTTAGTAATGAAGGATAGAATACTCGAAATAAATCCTAAGTGTGAAGTTATTACTTATGAAACATTTGTGACAGCAGATAATATGGGAGATATAATTACTGAAGATACAGATTATGTAGTAGATGCTATTGATACTGTAGCTTCAAAAATATCTTTAGTTGAGTATTGCACGAAGCAGGGCATTAAAATTATATGCTGCCTTGGAACAGGTAATAAATTGGACCCAACTTTATTTAGAGTTGTAGATATTTATGATACAAAAGTATGTCCGCTTGCAAGGGTTATGAGGCAGGAACTTAGGAAGAGAAATATCGACAAATTAAAGGTGGTTTATTCACAGGAAGTTCCTATAAAACCAAAGTCAGACGAGGTTATAACATGTAAAGAAGGTTGTGTATGTACCGGGGGTTCAAAGAAATGTGCTATGAAAAGACAGATCCCGGGTAGTATATCTTTTGTTCCACCAGTGGCAGGAATGATAATTGGTGGTGAAGTGATTAAGGATTTAATAAAAAAGGTTAATATTTAA
- a CDS encoding DUF1015 domain-containing protein: protein MAIVRPFKAYRPQLDLVEKVAALPYDVMDSEEAREMVKGKPYSFLHVDKAEVDLPKGIDVHDKQVYLKARENLQKMISDKVYIQDEKPCMYIYRQIMDGRSQTGIVACASIDDYIKDTIKKHELTRADKELDRFNHVDYTNCNTGPIFLTYRHKDEVDGIVKNWTETKSPLYDYKSEDGVSQIIWVINEEAIINKLSDIFVKIDYLYIADGHHRSASAVKVGLKRRKDKLSYTGDEEFNYFLSVIFPDNDLYVMDYNRVVADLFGNSFDEFMNKVSEKFNITTFDGIGQFKPKVQRTYGMFLEGKWYKLEAKEGTFNLNDPVERLDVSILQKNLLNPILGIDDPTTNSRIDFVGGIRGLGELERRVRCGMKVAFSMCPTTMDDLIDIANAGETMPPKSTWFEPKLQSGIFVHEL, encoded by the coding sequence ATGGCTATAGTAAGGCCTTTTAAAGCATACAGACCACAATTAGATTTAGTAGAAAAAGTAGCAGCTCTTCCTTATGATGTTATGGATAGTGAAGAGGCCAGAGAAATGGTAAAGGGGAAACCTTATTCATTTTTACATGTTGATAAAGCAGAGGTAGATTTACCAAAAGGTATAGATGTACACGATAAGCAAGTTTATTTAAAGGCTAGAGAAAATCTTCAAAAGATGATTAGTGATAAAGTATATATTCAAGATGAAAAACCATGCATGTACATTTATAGACAAATAATGGATGGAAGGTCTCAAACAGGTATAGTTGCTTGTGCATCAATAGATGATTATATTAAAGACACAATTAAAAAACATGAGTTAACAAGAGCGGATAAAGAGCTTGATAGATTTAATCATGTTGATTATACAAACTGTAATACTGGTCCAATATTCTTAACATATAGACATAAAGATGAAGTAGATGGTATAGTAAAAAATTGGACTGAAACAAAATCTCCATTATATGATTATAAATCAGAAGACGGTGTGTCACAAATCATTTGGGTTATTAATGAGGAAGCTATTATAAATAAACTATCTGATATATTCGTAAAGATCGACTATTTATATATAGCCGACGGACATCATAGATCAGCTTCTGCTGTCAAAGTCGGATTAAAGCGAAGAAAAGATAAGCTATCCTATACTGGTGATGAGGAATTTAACTACTTCTTATCGGTTATATTTCCAGATAATGATTTATATGTAATGGACTATAATCGAGTGGTTGCAGATTTGTTTGGAAACTCTTTCGATGAATTTATGAATAAAGTTTCTGAGAAATTTAATATTACGACCTTTGATGGTATTGGTCAATTTAAGCCAAAAGTACAAAGGACATATGGGATGTTTTTAGAGGGAAAATGGTATAAATTAGAGGCTAAAGAAGGAACTTTTAATTTGAATGATCCAGTAGAAAGATTAGATGTATCAATTTTGCAGAAGAATTTATTAAATCCGATTCTAGGAATCGATGACCCAACAACAAACTCTAGAATTGATTTTGTAGGTGGTATCAGAGGGCTTGGGGAACTTGAAAGAAGAGTTAGGTGTGGTATGAAAGTTGCATTTTCTATGTGTCCTACAACTATGGACGATCTTATCGATATAGCGAATGCAGGCGAAACAATGCCTCCTAAATCAACTTGGTTTGAACCAAAATTACAAAGTGGAATATTTGTACATGAATTATAA
- a CDS encoding D-2-hydroxyacid dehydrogenase codes for MIRVLVTDGMEKGAIEELKNKGFEVVEKFYEPEFLGEELKNFDVIVVRSATKVRKPIIDKAAESGKLKLIIRGGVGVDNIDVVYAEEKGIKVTNTPNASSASVAELALAHMFAVSRFVNISNVAMRQGTWDKKKYTGVEIGGKTLGLIGFGRISKELAKKASALGMTVIYTDIIGKAKGFDEYEYLELNDVLKKSDYVSLHIPFIKESGATIGKDQLAMMKDGAFLINCARGGVVDEAALVEALDNGKLAGAGVDVYVEEPTKNEALVNHPKVSVTPHIGAATKEAQTRIGTEIMEIIINFFK; via the coding sequence ATGATTAGAGTATTAGTTACTGATGGTATGGAAAAAGGTGCAATTGAGGAGTTAAAAAATAAGGGATTTGAAGTTGTTGAAAAATTTTATGAACCAGAATTTTTAGGTGAGGAATTAAAAAACTTTGATGTAATTGTAGTTAGGTCTGCAACAAAGGTTAGAAAGCCAATAATTGATAAAGCAGCAGAATCAGGAAAATTAAAGCTTATAATTCGTGGGGGAGTAGGCGTTGATAACATTGATGTAGTATATGCCGAGGAAAAAGGAATAAAAGTCACTAATACGCCTAATGCAAGTAGTGCATCTGTTGCTGAACTTGCACTTGCACATATGTTTGCGGTATCAAGATTTGTTAATATTTCGAATGTAGCTATGAGACAAGGCACGTGGGACAAGAAAAAATATACTGGTGTAGAGATAGGTGGCAAGACATTAGGGCTAATAGGATTTGGAAGAATATCTAAAGAGTTAGCCAAAAAAGCATCTGCACTTGGTATGACAGTTATATATACAGATATAATAGGGAAAGCTAAGGGTTTTGATGAGTATGAGTACTTAGAGTTAAATGATGTATTAAAAAAATCAGATTATGTATCATTGCATATACCATTTATTAAAGAGAGCGGAGCTACTATAGGAAAAGATCAATTAGCAATGATGAAGGATGGTGCATTTTTAATTAACTGTGCTAGGGGTGGAGTAGTTGATGAGGCTGCTTTAGTAGAAGCGTTAGACAATGGTAAATTAGCAGGAGCTGGTGTGGACGTTTATGTTGAGGAACCAACAAAAAATGAAGCTTTAGTTAATCATCCAAAAGTTTCTGTAACACCACATATAGGGGCTGCTACAAAGGAAGCTCAAACAAGAATAGGTACTGAAATAATGGAAATTATTATTAACTTTTTCAAATAA